One window of Papaver somniferum cultivar HN1 chromosome 9, ASM357369v1, whole genome shotgun sequence genomic DNA carries:
- the LOC113313568 gene encoding 60S ribosomal protein L10a, giving the protein MSKLQSEVLREAISQIGTEAKDKKRKFTETVELQIGLKNYDPQKDKRFSGSVKLPHIPRPKMKVCMLGDAQHVEEAQKIGLEYMDVEGLKKLNKNKKLVKKLAKKFHAFLASEAVIKQIPRLLGPGLNKAGKFPTLVTHQESLEAKVNETKAMVKFQLKKVLCMGVAVGNLGMEDKQIFQNVQLSVNFLVSLLKKNWQNVRCLYLKSTMGKPVRIF; this is encoded by the exons ATGAG TAAGCTTCAGAGTGAAGTGTTGAGGGAGGCAATCAGCCAGATAGGTACAGAAGCTAAGGATAAGAAGCGTAAGTTCACTGAAACAGTGGAGCTTCAGATTGGTCTTAAGAACTATGATCCACAAAAGGACAAGCGTTTCAGTGGTTCAGTGAAGTTGCCACATATTCCTCGACCTAAGATGAAAGTCTGTATGCTTGGAGATGCTCAGCATGTTGAGGAG GCTCAAAAAATTGGACTTGAATATATGGATGTTGAAGGGCTAAAGAAGCTCAACAAGAACAAGAAATTGGTCAAGAAGCTTGCAAAGAAATTTCATGCTTTTCTAGCCTCGGAAGCTGTTATCAAGCAGATTCCCCGTCTCCTTGGTCCTGGTCTTAACAAGGCAG GAAAGTTTCCAACTCTTGTGACGCATCAGGAATCATTGGAGGCCAAGGTTAACGAAACCAAGGCAATGGTTAAGTTTCAATTAAAGAAGGTGCTTTGTATGGGTGTTGCTGTTGGTAACCTTGGAATGGAGGACAAGCAGATCTTCCAGAACGTCCAGCTTAGTGtcaattttctagtttcattgcTCAAGAAGAATTGGCAAAAT GTGAGGTGCTTATACTTGAAGAGTACCATGGGCAAGCCAGTTCGCATCTTCTAA
- the LOC113314396 gene encoding uncharacterized protein LOC113314396 has translation MRTLGVKPSSLWCSVTPFTTSLGTKNGFSNVPLNRIPKPTAVSFRSPLVAMASASRSVQTVSSGNVNSDSNVYQVIQSHQEKAARLPAIEEVRTVLDGSVRGMLSTFSLKYEGYPSGSMVDFACDHDGSPILAVSSLAVHTKDLLANAKCSLLVSKDPEDRTDLVITVHGDATLVSENERDDIRTTYLKRHPKAFWVDFGDFQFMRIEPKVVRYVSGVATALLGSGEFNKKDFKAAKVDEISQFSSPVATHMNGDHSDDTKAIVQHSTKVQVDSAYILDLDSLGFNVKAGVEGNTFKLRIPFPRRAEDRKDVKTLIVEMLQAVKASS, from the exons ATGAGAACTCTAGGTGTAAAACCCTCGTCACTTTGGTGTTCAGTTACTCCATTTACGACTTCTCTTGGCACTAAAAATGGTTTCTCTAATGTTCCTCTTAATCGAATTCCCAAACCCACTGCCGTTTCTTTCCGTTCTCCTCTTGTTGCTATGGCTTCTGCATCTCGCTCAGTGCAG aCAGTTTCTTCTGGAAATGTTAACAGTGATTCCAATGTGTATCAAGTGATTCAATCTCATCAG GAAAAAGCTGCTCGGCTTCCGGCTATTGAAGAAGTTCGTACTGTATTGGACGGCAGTGTTAGGGGGATGCTTTCAACTTTCTCTCTG AAATACGAGGGTTATCCATCTGGGTCGATGGTTGACTTTGCATGTGATCATGATGGATCTCCAATACTAGCAGTCAGTAGCTTGGCTGTTCATACTAAG GACCTCTTGGCTAATGCCAAATGCTCTCTACTTGTATCAAAGGATCCTGAAGACCGAACTGATCTAGTAATCACTGTACACGGTGATGCTACTTTG GTGTCTGAAAATGAAAGGGATGACATACGTACTACATACTTGAAAAGACATCCAAAAGCTTTCTGG GTCGACTTTGGGGATTTCCAGTTTATGCGTATTGAACCTAAAGTTGTTCGCTATGTATCTGGAGTTGCAACTGCTTTACTAGGATCAGGAG AGTTTAACAAAAAGGATTTCAAAGCTGCAAAAGTTGATGAAATATCTCAGTTCTCAAGTCCTGTTGCG ACACACATGAACGGTGATCATTCAGATGATACAAAAGCCATTGTTCAACACtctaccaaagttcaagtggaCTCTGCTTACATTCTGGACTTGGACAGTTTGGGTTTTAATGTCAAG GCTGGTGTTGAAGGAAATACTTTCAAACTACGAATTCCATTTCCTAGGCGTGCAGAGGATAGAAA AGATGTGAAGACTCTCATCGTGGAAATGCTTCAAGCTGTGAAAGCCTCAAGTTAA
- the LOC113312298 gene encoding probable protein phosphatase 2C 55: protein MELNSGSHYIPKSNSKNPQGEDAHFISDNTIGVADGVGGWASQGIDSGKYSRQLMSNSLISIMEQVHFNADPMRVLKDAFINTNAQGSSTACILTLTNDKVRAVNVGDSGFIVLRRGPSVYHSPTQLHGFNYPYQLGCGIYSDRPSSVDILEFKEAMSGDVIVMGTDGLFDNLYTSEIEKIILDAEEEATSKGRKIDPKKVAQTLAEFALKKSLDPDNPTPFAEAQKENYNLSKGTGGKVDDITVIVSYVSETLLKV, encoded by the coding sequence ATGGAGTTGAATTCAGGATCACATTACATACCCAAAAGCAACTCAAAAAACCCTCAAGGGGAAGATGCTCATTTTATATCTGACAACACGATTGGTGTAGCGGACGGCGTTGGTGGTTGGGCCAGCCAAGGGATCGATTCAGGGAAATATTCTCGCCAACTTATGTCGAACTCATTGATCTCAATTATGGAACAGGTTCATTTTAATGCTGATCCAATGCGAGTTTTGAAAGATGCATTCATAAATACAAACGCGCAAGGATCATCAACCGCTTGCATTCTTACACTCACCAATGACAAGGTGCGtgctgtcaatgttggtgatAGTGGTTTTATTGTTCTCAGAAGAGGACCTAGTGTTTATCATTCACCAACACAACTACATGGTTTCAACTATCCGTATCAACTTGGTTGTGGTATATATTCTGATAGACCCAGTTCAGTCGATATACTGGAATTCAAAGAAGCTATGTCCGGAGATGTGATTGTAATGGGAACAGATGGTTTATTTGATAACTTATACACAAGTGAGATCGAGAAAATAATTctggatgcagaagaggaagcAACATCTAAAGGAAGAAAGATAGATCCAAAGAAAGTTGCTCAGACATTAGCAGAGTTTGCCTTGAAGAAGTCTCTAGACCCCGACAATCCAACTCCATTCGCAGAAGcgcaaaaagaaaattacaatttGAGTAAAGGTACAGGAGGCAAGGTTGATGATATCACCGTCATTGTTTCATATGTTAGTGAGACATTGCTAAAAGTATAA